One genomic region from Salvelinus fontinalis isolate EN_2023a chromosome 18, ASM2944872v1, whole genome shotgun sequence encodes:
- the LOC129815026 gene encoding class E basic helix-loop-helix protein 40-like, which translates to MERITSAQPPPCMAKHQLLEMADMQGMDFPMYVYKPRRGLKRGEDSKESYKLPHRLIEKKRRDRINECIAQLKDLLPEHLKLATLGHLEKAVVLELTLKHVKALSTLLDQQQQKIIALQNGMQISDQSSVSSENSEEMFRLGFHVCAKEVLQYLANQESSKDHLTPSHMISHLQKVASEVLQGPPRPKPEESTHKPVESMEKPAGHPPKGNEGNTKNFVSVIQRTYPHGHGEQSGSDTDTDSGYGGEHEKRDPKGQRTSCYGKEGELKYDVAERMAGGGIKQEGDEPQIKRLRADSSEDESSSGQVVSSHGSYMSFSQHQTPLCMPFYLIPQMAAAWPMLEKCWYQGGMPLLYPGMSGSAASLSPEKLPQNLVMSPRPGSPAHHQTPMDSPALFQALKQVPPMNLESKD; encoded by the exons ATGGAGAGGATTACAAGTGCACAACCTCCTCCTTGTATGGCAAAACACCAGTTGCTGGAGATGGCAGACATGCAAGG AATGGATTTCCCAATGTACGTGTACAAACCACGACGGGGGTTGAAGCGCGGGGAAGACAGTAAG GAGTCGTACAAGTTACCCCACCGATTGATTGAGAAGAAAAGACGCGACAGAATCAATGAATGCATTGCCCAACTGAAGGATTTATTGCCAGAACATCTCAAACTTGCA ACTTTGGGCCATTTGGAGAAAGCTGTGGTGTTGGAACTCACCCTGAAGCATGTGAAAGCCCTGAGCACTCTCCTGGATCAGCAGCAGCAGAAAATCATTGCATTACAGAATGGCATGCAAATCA GTGATCAGAGCAGTGTTAGCTCAGAGAACAGTGAGGAGATGTTCCGCCTTGGTTTCCATGTCTGTGCTAAGGAGGTCCTCCAGTACCTGGCTAACCAGGAGAGTAGCAAAGACCACCTGACCCCCTCCCACATGATCAGCCATCTTCAGAAAGTAGCATCAGAGGTGCTCCAGGGTCCACCCAGGCCCAAGCCAGAAGAGTCTACCCACAAACCCGTCGAGAGCATGGAAAAGCCTGCTGGTCATCCGCCTAAGGGCAACGAGGGTAACACCAAGAACTTTGTGTCTGTCATTCAAAGGACATACCCCCACGGACATGGGGAGCAGAGTGGCAGTGACACAGACACTGACAGCGGCTATGGAGGGGAACACGAGAAACGGGACCCCAAAGGCCAACGCACAAGCTGCTACGGCAAGGAGGGGGAGCTCAAGTATGATGTGGCTGAGAGGATGGCAGGAGGTGGCATCAAGCAGGAGGGTGATGAGCCCCAGATCAAGAGGTTAAGAGCTGACTCCTCAGAGGATGAGTCTTCCTCTGGACAGGTGGTCAGCAGCCACGGAAGCTACATGAGCTTCTCCCAACACCAGACCCCACTCTGCATGCCCTTCTACCTCATCCCCCAAATGGCTGCAGCATGGCCCATGCTGGAGAAGTGCTGGTACCAAGGGGGCATGCCCCTTTTGTACCCAGGCATGAGTGGTTCTGCAGCCAGCTTGTCTCCAGAGAAACTACCCCAAAACCTGGTAATGTCGCCCAGGCCAGGTTCCCCGGCACACCACCAGACACCTATGGATTCACCAGCTCTCTTCCAGGCTTTAAAGCAAGTCCCCCCCATGAACTTGGAATCCAAAGACTGA